tcactcctgtatcactcctgtatcacacctgtatcacTCCTGAAACACTCctgtatcacacctgtatcacacctgtatcacTCCTGTGTCACTCCTGTATCACAGGAGACCAGAGTaagacacacctgaaacacttctgtatcacacctgtatcacacctgtatcactcctgtgtcactcctgtatcactcctgtatcacacctgtatcactcctgtgtcactcctgtatcactcctgtgtcactcctgtatcactcctgtatcacacctgtatcacTCCTGAAACACTCctgtatcacacctgtatcacacctgtatcacTCCTGTGTCACTCCTGTATCACAGGAGACCAGAGTaagacacacctgaaacacttctgtatcacacctgtatcacacctgtatcactcctgtgtcactcctgtatcactcctgtatcacacctgtatcactcctgtgtcactcctgtatcactcctgtgtcactcctgtatcactcctgtatcacacctgtatcacTCCTGAAACACTCctgtatcacacctgtatcacacctgtatcacTCCTGTGTCACTCCTGTATCACAGGAGACCAGAGTaagacacacctgaaacacttctgtatcacacctgtatcacTCCTGTGTCACTGCTGTGTCACTGCTGTGTCACTCCTGTGTCACAGGAGACCAGAGTaagacacacctgaaacacttctgtatcacacctgtatcacATCTGTATCACTCCTGTGTCACTCCTGTGTCACTCCTGTATCACAGGAGACCAGAGTaagacacacctgaaacacttctgtatcacacctgtatcacACCTGTATTACAGGAGACCAGAGTaagacacacctgaaacactTCTGTATCACACCTGAAACACACCTGTATCACAGGAGACCAGAGTAAGACACACCTGTACTATACTGACATCACTAACGGagcccctccctctctcagcaGGTGAGTCGTACCTGCGTCGCAGTGGCACCGACATTATCCCGAAGGCTCGGATGAAGACTCTGAAGATGACAGTGGTCATCGTGCTGTCCTTCGTGGTGTGCTGGACTCCGTACTACCTGCTAGGGATCTGGTACTGGTTCCAGCCAGACATGCTGCACGTCACACCTGAGTACGTCCATCACGCCCTCTTCGTGTTTGGGAACCTGAACACCTGCTGCGACCCTGTCATCTACGGCTTCTACACGCCGTCCTTCAGGGCCGACCTCGCCGCCTGCTGCCGCAGGACGAGGAGCAACGCCTCGCCGCGATCGCTGGCCCGCCTATCTGCCAGAGAGGGTCCTCACAGCGGCGAGCACGAGTCGGACCCCGCCAACAACAAACAGGCTGCAGGAGACCAACACTGACCAATCAGAGGACAGGAGTTTGATGTTGTCACATTCTGTACCTGTGAACGAGTGTGAAAACCGGAGCTGGACTGGCAGGTGGATCAGGATCACTTCCTGCAGCTCCAACAGGACAGAAATATCTGGTTCGTCTGTTCAGagcaaatgttttcatgttgaaCCGATTTAGTAAAATTCTGTTTTAGATGTGAAAAGTTTTCTGTTTCTTCGCTGAAGATGAGTCGAGTCTCGCAGGAAGAAATCTGCAGAGCTTTTATTGATCCACTGATTCTGTTCTCTGGTTCTGTTCCCAGGTTTCCTTTGAGGTGATGTTTTGGTTTGTTCTGAAGGTTCCCACAGATTCAGAGGAACTTTGATGCCACGTTAATAATCACAGTTTAATTTCATCACATTATGAATGTATCCAGCACAAACAGGAAGTTCTTCATGTCAGTTATTGATCCTTTAATAAAATCTGAGTCTGCTAATGTTTCTGATAACTGAACAGCTTTTTATTGATCATTTCATCAGAAGGTCGACGATGTTAACAAGACGATGAGGTTCGTTAACGTTCAGAAAAATTATCAGATTCTTGGTAATTAATAATCTTTTTAATGACAGATAATTGACATTTTGTGGTAATTCATAAAAATGTCTCTGCTCTACTTTTGGATCATCGTCACTATGAAAGAATCAGGTGAGTTTACAGTCACTCATGTGAcagaagcttttatccaaatagACTTCCATCTGAGGAACAACAAGCATCAATACATTCAGAGATctacaagttaaaataaatactagtaagagctgtTAACACGTACGGCATCAGTGGGGTGAATACCTGGGGAAGAAGCCATCACTACCAGAGAACTGTgaggggacagaagaagaaggacaggaagtgcatgttagaggtttgaggtgttatcagaggaagtgttcaggagcttcttgaagtcagagagggacgctcctgctctgatggcgtgtggtagctcgttccaccatcgtggtgtcacaggtGAGAACAGGGACCGaggtcgctttgtgtgaagggatggcagagccaggcggcgttcgttcgAGGAGCGCCGTGGCCCAGAAGGAACGTAGGCTTgaattatggagtttaggtagatggtgcagacccagcaGTAGCTCTGTATGCAGCATCAGGGACTTggatttgattctggaggccccgaggagccagtggaggtcactgagtaatggtgGAACATGAGTCCTTTTAGGCTGATCAGAAACCAGACTGCTGAACCATCTGTAGGGGTTTCACAAGCTGAAGAGCTGGAGGGCAGAGACATAACCAGGGCCTGGACCAGGAGCTGGGTGGCGTGCTGAGTGAGGGAGGGgctgatttttctgatgttgaatAGAGCAAAGCGTCACGACGGAGAGACAGCAGCAAgatgaaaaggacagctggtcagtCATGAAGTTTCTCACCATGCTGGTTGGAGTGACGACTGAGGAGCCAGGTTGTAGtctgatgttatggtggatagattgcttgcctggaatgaccaagagttcagtctcagagaggtttagttgaaggtggcgagACTTcgtccatgcagatatgtccgagataCAGTCCGTGATACACGCTGAGACGGTGGAGtcgtctggcgggaaggataggtagagctgcgcatcgtctgcgtagcagcgGTGAGAGAAGCCGTGCAAGCGAATGAttggccccagtgaggtggtgtaaactgagaagagaaggggccctagcactgagccttggggcccctgtggagaggcagtgggacgAGGACAATTGTCCTTTCCACAACACAGTGTAGGATCACccagagaggtaggattcgaaccacaggagtgctttgccTGAGATGCCCGTTGCTGAGAGTgcagatagcaggatcctgtgattggctgatgggTCGAGCAGGATAAGACCCGAGAACCGGGCTTCACTTGAACCAATCAGCTGACAGCAGTTAGTTCAGTGTTTAAAGGACACATCAGGCACACCTGTTCACCTGAGACACAACACCTGAAATGTTTAAAGATTCAAAAAGATCCAAAAACAAAgaactaataaaataaagataaattaGGGGCGAGCCGGCACGactgaaacacttttcagatataCCTCCTTTTATaacgttacagacagaaatcatttgttgttgtcacGTCTGTGCAGGacagaagaaacacaacaacgtacatttaaatagtttctGTTATTCTTGTTATTTAGAAAGCGTGACACTACCCTTCTTAATACGTGATTGCAAACTCATTATgttctttttcttaataaaaaatagtataaatataacttagctagctaactagaaaATCTAACAGCTAATGCACATTAGGATCAGATCTGTGCTGCTCTTTTTATCCACATCTGCAGCCTGTTGTCCTGGTCTACTGTGAAGAccctgttatttggctgtgagcaTCCTGGTGGTCCGGCCGGCAGCCTGGATGACTCTGCCGCCCCCCCCGCCGTATCTAAATAAGGTGACGAGATGTTTAAACTTCACTtgcttctaaactgtaaaactttgacatttaaaacttcaggatgtgttaaagCACTAACTGATCTGTCATGTGACCATGACACCATAAACACAACTCGTCATTCATcacttgagtgaatttactttccgtgactggaaacagcttctTTCGGATAACTCGGTGAAAGAGTGACgtatccacctgatttttcTCGGTTCTGTTAAGTATGTGTTCTGTATGTGCTGAGCtagtttggcatatcagactgggctctgagaaaatcgctgtgtttcaatcgtcccggctctcccccacactaaaattaaacataaaaaacgCGAAATATACTGACAGCTCATCGATACTTCCAGATAATCAGTCCATCCAGTGAAGttaaaatgcagtttttcttAAACCTTCATGAGCTGCTGATTGAAAAgaattgttaataaaaaaacaagacatctgtTTTCTGCTTCTATCCAGTTTTATTTGGTTTTCATGTGTCTAAACATCAGAAAGgacaacagacagaaagatcCTCGGAAACACGTTCAAATACAGAGAAGAGTTCCTCCAGTGAAACTTTAGGATGGTAACAAACCAAACCTCATACAAAAACTGTCTAATTTAACTCTTCTTCCGTGTGAACACGATCTAGGTGTCACTCTGGTTTTGAACTCTTTATGTTTCTGTGTCGTCTCTTCTGTTAAAAAAGCAGTTTAAAGCTTTGGGatgctgttttaacatttttatgacattaatgaaaataaaatgttttgagagaaaagaaatcagAAACATTAAAGCATCACTTTTCTCATTGGTTCTAGCCTTCACTCACTCTACGATCTCTACGTCTTTAGTTACTACAGCGTGTCGACAGGCTGAAATTAAACTACAAGGGAAAATAATCAGGTAACACTGAACGTCTGTGTAGAATATAATCACATGAATGGCTTCTTATGTCCACTGTAAAAAATTAAACCTGAGGAGTTTAATAATCAGTGTTTCTACCTTCAGCTGAAAACACGACATTTCTTAAAttctaaaatattttcacatcatTCAACTAACAGAAAGAAGAAAGTCAAACAAtagaaaacagagtaaaaaggTAAGAATCATAATATTattagcaacaataaacattttaaaaggtcaTTTTGGCAGAATTTCCTCCTCACCACCGAACGGCAGCGACAGAAAAATATGAACTGAAAGAAGAAAGTTCTAGAAAAAGAACatcataaacatttttatatttttagaaacacttggtgacctttgaccccgaGGACAGCAGAGGGTCCATGAGACTGGACATGACTCAATGTGGCATGACAGAATGAGTGCGACTCGAGACCCAACAAGACTTTTGACTCTATGACGGACAGCATCGATCTGGTGGGTCTTATCATTGAGACTGTGTGAGTTCAATTGATGAGACTCGATGTGACTCGATGAGACTCGATGAGACTCGTTAATCTGCTCACAAACTCAAAACGAACCTAACAAGCAGGATTTGGTTCTGCTAATAAGTTAGTTACAAGTTAAAAACCAGTTTGGATGcattaagtcaaaataaatgtcacacAGAAAGTCACATTTCCATTTCAAGGTTTTTGTTACTCAGGGTCTCAGGGTCTCTGGTCTTGGGGTCTCGGGTCTCAGAGTCACTGTCAGTAGCAGAGACAGAAGCTGTAAAGACTCGGTGATGTTTCAGGATCATTGTGGAGCCTTTGGTCAAAGTGTTTCTATCATTCGGTTATTTGGCTCTTTAAACTCATCCTGTCACAATCTATGAAAATATATTTCCACGTCTCCTCCTGTGTTCATCTGgaatctaaaatgggaaagtatttcttttggtttgttctTGAACTTTGGAAACACGAAGTCAAAACAAACCGTTTGAACAGAAAATGGTGAGacctgtttttctctttggACGTCGTTCAGCTGGTTTTTAAAGAATATTTGGACGTTTGGCTGAAACTCTACAGAAAGCTTCTGTTATTCTACAGGAACGTTTAGAAATTACTTTCAGACATTATTATACATTAGAGGTCGCTTTAAACAGGCGAGGCAGCACACACCTGCAGACAGGTGGCAGGAAGTGGCTGTTAAAATTCATTAAGACTCGGGACAGAAAAGGGCTGAGATGTCTCTCACTGAGACATCTGGAGAGGCCAAAAATTCCTGATGCTGAACTCCTCAACATTTCCTCAGGGGAGACGTGTGCAGAGGAGGTGTCTCCATGAGGACCAGGACAGACTCTGTCCACTTCAAACAATCAAACATCTTAAAGTTTCGTTCTCCAACATCTGCAGAGAGCTTCAGGACCCAACCTGTTGAACACTAGGCTGCAGAGACAAAGACTCTGGATCAGGTCTTGGACTGTTGAAGGTCAGGACTCGTTAAACTCTATGGCAGTCAGACTTTGGAGCAGATTTATCTGCTGTGGAAACTGAGAATTTAGAAACCTACAACCTCCAGAAGTCTTTAAATATGATTTCCTGAACTGTTTTCTGGACCTTGAAAGGTGAGACGTCCAGGTTGTTATGCTGTCGAGATTGCAATGTTAAAACTCAGGACTATGTTCAGTTTTTGGACTCTAGAAACTCAAATCTGTGGAAGGTTACTCCGATGTACAAGCAGGTTTTTGGACTCAAGACACTATAAAAGCTTGCAAGCTCAGATCTGAGGCCAGGTTCGGCACTCTTGAACCTAAGATCTAAAGCAGGTTTATAGAGCCTAGAAGACAAGATCCTTCGCTAATGTGGGATTTCAGATCTGAAACAGGTCTTGGGCCCTGGAAGCAGCACTGGAGGAAGTTGTTGGAGTCAGACAGGAAGTATCAGTCAGGAGTCAAACAAGCACAAACTCAAAGACAGCAGAGATCTTCCGTGGTCTTTGAGGGGGACAACAATGGACCGAACGAGCAACCGTCACAGTTTCTGTGTGACTGTCAGGCACAGGACATCAGCATTGGTACAAAAAGGTAGAAAATGGCAACGTGGCCCCAGAGGGGCCTTTTGGTTAAGAGGTAGGTTAGCATGACCAGCAGCAGATGGCTAACGGTCGCTTGTCAGGCGTTTGGCGTTGAGCCCGAGGTAGCTCTCTTTGGAGGTAGAGTTTGGTgagtcagaggagggagggagg
This genomic window from Micropterus dolomieu isolate WLL.071019.BEF.003 ecotype Adirondacks unplaced genomic scaffold, ASM2129224v1 contig_8799, whole genome shotgun sequence contains:
- the LOC123965174 gene encoding gonadotropin-releasing hormone II receptor-like, yielding MKTLKMTVVIVLSFVVCWTPYYLLGIWYWFQPDMLHVTPEYVHHALFVFGNLNTCCDPVIYGFYTPSFRADLAACCRRTRSNASPRSLARLSAREGPHSGEHESDPANNKQAAGDQH